A genomic segment from Pelobates fuscus isolate aPelFus1 chromosome 7, aPelFus1.pri, whole genome shotgun sequence encodes:
- the LOC134567925 gene encoding pancreatic alpha-amylase-like — protein sequence MKFLLLFVLAGLSSAQYNPNLKSGRTSIVHLFEWRWADIAAECERYLGPNGFGGVQVSPPNENIVISNPYRPWYERYQPVSYKLCTRSGNEQQFRDMVTRCNNVGVNIYVDAIINHMCGAGGGSGTHSTCGSSFNAGSKDFPAVPYSNLDFNDSKCRTGSGEIENYSDANQVRNCRLVGLLDLALEKDYVRGKIIAYLNNLISIGVAGFRLDAAKHMWPGDIYAITSKLNNLNTQWFASGSRPFIFQEVIDLGGEAISVNEYFGNGRVTEFKYGAKLGNVIRKWNGEKLAYVKNWGEGWGFMSNDRSLVFVDNHDNQRGHGAGGSSILTFFDARLYKMGVGFMLAHPYGLTRVMSSYRWTRNFVNGKDVNDWIGPPRNSDGSTKAVTINADSTCGNDWVCEHRWRQIKNMVIFRNVVNGQALANWWDNGGNQIAFSRGNKGFIIFNNESSNMDVTRSTGLPAGTYCDVISGQKEGTRCTGTQITVSSTGSARFVISSSAEDPFIAIHVNAKL from the exons ATGAAGTTCTTACTTCTCTTTGTATTAGCTGGTCTCAGCTCTGCCCAGTACAATCCTAACTTGAAATCTGGCAGGACTTCTATTGTCCACCTGTTTGAATGGCGCTGGGCAGACATTGCAGCAGAATGTGAACGTTATTTGGGACCCAATGGCTTCGGTGGTGTACAG GTGTCACCTCCAAATGAAAACATCGTTATATCCAACCCTTACAGACCATGGTATGAGAGATACCAGCCAGTCAGCTACAAACTGTGCACTCGATCTGGCAATGAGCAACAATTTAGGGACATGGTTACCAGATGTAATAATGTTGGG GTCAATATCTATGTTGATGCTATCATTAACCACATGTGTGGAGCTGGAGGTGGATCTGGAACACACTCTACATGTGGTAGTTCATTCAATGCTGGTTCAAAAGATTTCCCAGCTGTCCCATACTCAAATCTGGATTTTAATGACAGCAAATGCAGAACAGGAAGTGGGGAGATTGAGAACTACAGTGATGCTAATCAG GTTAGAAACTGTCGCCTCGTGGGCCTTCTGGATCTGGCTCTAGAGAAGGATTATGTGCGTGGAAAGATCATTGCATATCTAAACAATCTCATCAGTATTGGAGTAGCTGGCTTCAGGCTCGACGCTGCTAAGCATATGTGGCCTGGAGACATCTATGCCATTACAAGCAAACTCAACAACCTGAACACTCAGTGGTTTGCCAGTGGATCCAGACCTTTCATCTTCCAGGAG GTGATTGATTTGGGTGGAGAAGCTATTTCAGTAAATGAGTATTTTGGAAATGGACGTGTAACAGAATTCAAATATGGTGCTAAGCTTGGAAAtgttattcgcaaatggaatgGAGAGAAGCTGGCATACGTAAA gaatTGGGGAGAAGGCTGGGGTTTCATGTCAAACGATAGATCTTTAGTCTTTGTAGACAATCATGATAATCAAAGAGGCCATGGTGCTGGTGGATCCTCCATTCTCACGTTCTTTGATGCTCG TCTCTACAAAATGGGAGTTGGCTTCATGTTGGCTCATCCCTATGGGTTAACACGTGTTATGTCAAGTTACCGGTGGACAAGGAACTTTGTAAATGGAAAG GACGTCAATGACTGGATCGGACCACCACGTAACTCTGATGGATCAACCAAGGCTGTCACAATTAATGCAGACTCTACTTGTGGCAACGACTGGGTTTGTGAACATAGATGGCGCCAGATTAA GAACATGGTTATCTTCCGTAACGTTGTCAATGGTCAGGCCTTGGCTAACTGGTGGGATAATGGTGGAAACCAGATTGCCTTTAGTCGTGGAAACAAAGGCTTTATCATTTTCAACAATGAGTCCTC AAACATGGATGTCACCCGGAGCACTGGTCTTCCAGCTGGTACGTATTGTGATGTCATCTCAGGGCAGAAAGAAGGCACACGTTGTACTGGCACACAGATCACTGTAAGCAGCACTGGCTCAGCACGTTTTGTGATTAGCAGTTCAGCTGAAGACCCCTTCATCGCCATCCATGTGAATGCAAAGTTATAA